From Aegilops tauschii subsp. strangulata cultivar AL8/78 chromosome 5, Aet v6.0, whole genome shotgun sequence:
CCGACTACTTTATTACCTAACCAATTTTACGCTGTTACCCTAGTTGTTCGTGTTACACCTTGATCACACATAACACTTTTCCATGTTCCAGGAATGATAATAACCAACTTCTCTTGGGGATTCGTCATGCAAATCGTCCTCAGACAATTATGCCGTCTTCTGTGCTGTCAAGCGACAGCATGCATATAGGCCTTCTTGCAGCAGCAGCTCATGCTGCGGCCACAAACAGTCGTTTCACTATTTTCTATAACCCCCGGTATATTCATCACAATCCCAATTCAACTAATAGATAACTCCATTTCTTTACCTAATTAACATGTTTGCCTTTTATCAGGGCTAGCCCTTCTGAGTTCATCATTCCACTGGCTAAGTATGTCAAATCTGTTTACCACACACGTGTGTCTGTTGGAATGCGGTTTAGAATGCTTTTTGAGACAGAGGAGTCAAGTGTCAGACGGTAAGTCAAAAATTGAACTGAGTAACAGCATGAAAACTGTGAACTGACAGTTTGTTCTTCTTTCAGATACATGGGTACAATCACAACCATAAGTGATCTTGACTCTGTGCGTTGGCCAAATTCACATTGGCGTTCTGTGAAGGTAACTATGTCATGATTCCAGAGTACCTGCTGTTATCTTGTTTTGTTATTCACCTCAACCTATTAGCTCTGTTGCCACATGCTTCACAGTTTCCTTTGTGAGAACATGTTCAACCTTAAATGGTAATGGCTGAAATTTTATTTGTTCTAGGTTGGTTGGGACGAGTCCACCGCTGGTGAGAAACAACCAAGAGTGTCACTCTGGGAGATTGAGCCATTGACAACCTTTCCAATGTATCCAACTGCTTTTCCTTTAAGACTGAAGCGTCCATGGGCTTCAGGGCTGCCTTCTATGCATGACATGTTCAATGGTAGGCTGATCAATGTGACAAGAATAGCAGTATACGTGGTTCTGCTTTTATACAATTCAACCAAGTGTTCTTTTAATCAAGTTTTGTTCTGTATCATATGCGCAGGTGTCAAGAATgatgatttttctcgttattCTTCTCTCATGTGGCTCGGAGATGGGGATAGAGGGGCTCAGTCGTTGAACTTCCAGGGAGTTGGAGCGTCACCTTGGCTTCAGCCAAAAATGGATTCTCCATTGCTGGGTCTTAAGCCAGACACATACCAGCAAATGGCTGCAGCAGCACTGGAGGAAATTAGAACTGGGGATCCTTCGAAACAGTCCTCGGCTCTCTTGCAATTCCAACAGACTCAGAATCCGAACGGTGGGTTGAATTCTGTGTATGCCAATCATGTTCTGCAGCAGATGCAGTATCAGGCTCAGCAGTCGTCTCTGCAAACTGTTCAGCACGGCCATAGTCAGTACAGTGGTAATCCTGGGTTTCTTCAAAGCCAGTTTCAGCAGCTGCATTTGCATAATCCTCCGGCACCATCGCAGCAAGGGCATCAGGTTATACAACAATCTCACCAGGAGATGCAACAGCAGCTTTCATCTGGTTGTCATCGTATTTCCGATGTAGACTCTAGCATGCCTGGTTCCGAGTCTGCTTCGCAGTCACAATCTTCATTCTACCAGCAGAACCTCTTAGAAGGAAACAATGATCCATCGTTGCATCTGCACAATGGTTTTCGTAACTTCTCTAGCCAAGATTCCTCAAACCTTGTTAGTTTGCCTCGAACTGACCAATTAATGGCGCCGGAGGGATGGCCTTCAAAGAGGTTGGCTGTGGAACCCCTTGGTCATATTGAATCTCGGTCTGTGCAACCCAAACATGAGAACGTAAATCACCAGAGTAATATGTCCCACTTTGCTGGCACCTTGGCCCCACAGTCAGCGAGAGACTCATCCAGCGTCCAGGCTTATGGTGCAAATGTTGACAACCAGTTTCTGTCATCATCATTTGCATTCCAGGACGGAATGGCAGGTGCAAGGGGTGGCAGCAGCAGCGGAACTGTTTCTATGGCCATACCTTTGTTGAGGTATAGTGGCGAAGATTTGCCACCCGCAGACACCTTAGCAACTTCCAGTTGTATAGGCGAATCGGGAACCTTCAACTCTCTTGATAATATGTGTGGTGTAAACCCATCACAAGATGGAACCTTTGTGAAGGTATGCATTTTCTACTTATGTATTATGTTCTTTAAATTCTTCAATGCACATTCTTCAAAGTGGATCTGATGAAGTAAGAGGTAATGTGGATCGGTAATGTGGATCTGATGACTTTAAGAGGTAAAGAGTTCATATTAGGTTGGCTTAGAGGCAAAGAGTTCATATTAGGTTGGCTTAGAGGCAAAGAGTTCATATCAATTACTGTACTTCTTAAAGTTTTGTGTGAAGTCTTACAATATCTTGAGCACAATTGTTGGGTCGCTAATGACACCATTTTGATGAGTGCCAACACACAGTTACCAGCTAATCCATCTTATTATGCATAGTTCTTCTGCATGAACTGAAGGCTGAATACTTTTGATATTGGTTTCATTAGGTTTACAAATCAGGGTCCCCTGGAAGATCGCTCGACATCACCAAATTCAGCAGCTACTACGAGTTACGTGGTGAGCTGGAGCATCTATTTGGCCTCGAAGGCCAACTGGAGGACCCCGTAAGATCAGGCTGGCAGCTTGTATTCGTCGACCGAGAAAATGATATTCTTCTCGTCGGCGACGACCCATGGCAGTAAGTGACCTAGAAAAACCATCTCCGATTGCATGCACATACAATAAATCCGATCTCCTCTTCGTGCGTAACATGTTCGAATGCCGTTCTTTCCCAGGGAGTTTGTGAATAGCGTAGGGTGCATCAAGATACTCTCGCAGCAGGAGGTGCAGCAGATggtccgcggcggcggcgagggcctTCTGTCTTCTGCACCTGGAGCGAGGATGGCGCAGGGCAATGTCTGCGACGGTTATTCTGGGGGCCACGACCTGCAGAATCTCACCGGCAACATGGCCTCCGTACCGCCACTGGACTACTGAAACGGAGATCGGAGTCCAGAACTAAACCAGCACTCCAGGATCGCATCATCATCACGGTATTGCGACGTGTTCGGTTCACCAACCTAGCTAGCCCTCTCCTCGCCATGAACTTTAGTCAATAATATAGTTAGACGATCTACCAACATCATTCCGATCATGGATATGTTGTGTGATCGCTGCTTCGGCTCTATGATAGCCTAGTCTCGGAATGGCAGACAAGAACCGCTCTTATGAATGTGAGGCAGTATGGTACCGTGGAAGTGACCACCTTATTATGTAGCAATATGAATGACCTAAAACCGAGTATTCCGACTGGGGACCTAAAACTGATTATCCCGGCTGGAGCCTAGACTTTTCGCTGTGAATTAAGTGTGGTTGATCCGCCGTGTTGGGAGTCAAAGATTATGTTCTGTTTGTGAGCTTTGACCTGTAAAGTGGTTGTTTGATATGCTGGACAGGATCATGATTCCATGCGTGCCAAAGTGGGGATACAGACTTTTTTAGAGGCCATTCGCTTCCCTCTCTGTTTGGCACGTCAAAAGTTTTGTTCACGAAGAAATAACCGTCGAACATAGTGTTAAAAAGTTTGTGGATAGTTGGTAATCTGAGGTGTTTCTCTTATGTTGAAACGGCTCCCTTAAAATAGGCTTTCATCTCGTTTTATAGATAGGACCCTGATAAGTCCTGAACTTTTGAATTTTGCCTATGAGAAACGAACGTTTTTTATGGCAACTTTAGTTTACGCCATGGGCAAAATCACAACCTTCAGAATTTATAATTTCCGTACTAAGTAAGCAACCACCATGTTCGTACATAAAAGACGGGAAGTGCATGtccaagaaaaataaaataaaaggttAGCTGGGCACCAACATAAACACACCCAAAAGCAAAAGTATTAGATATGCCTTAGATACAAAACTTCCGAGAGCCAAAAGATCTGCAGGGTAGAGGGAGATCATCAATCATGCCACCTAGCCGAGGCAAGAAAGCTACAAATTTAAACAAATTTGCGCGTAGTCCCTAGGGTCTAAGTCATCGTCGCCAATACTAACCACGTGGGCAAGTTCTTGGAGGCTCGAGCCAAGCATACCGGTAGAAGGAGGCGCATTGTCTCATTGCCTGCATAGCGAGTGCCATCGCTGCAAAAAAACTACAAATTTGAACACAAATACAAAAACATGTCACAGAAAGACCCGCTCGATAGCCATCTGGGTCCAAGTCATCGTCGCAAACACTAACCACCTGGGCGAGTTCCTGGAGGCTCGAGCCGACCATACCAGTAGGAGGAGGTAGTCCATAGGGTCCAAGTCATTGTTGCAAACACCAACCACCTCGGCGGGCGCCTCCTTCTACCGTTATAGTATCAAACACTGTTTTGATATATATCATTTTCAGTGGAGACCAGTGAAGGTTGGACATCCGCCTAGAGCAAATAGCTACACTTCTCCACAACCAAACCATGGACTTTGCattgaattgtcagtttggcaTAAAGAAGTATCACTGATTGTCTTAGTGGTACTAAGCTGCCGAAGGCTAACCCCACGGTTGGAGCATATTAGTCACACTCGTGGCCTATTCATGAGCCTATCTCATAGAACTAGATCGGGATCGCGCCAAGCCGGTCCCAATGTTTTGGTAAAGCAGGTAATGCTAAGTCAAAATTAATTCAGGTTTAGCATATGCATTCATACAAAATAACGATACAGTGAAGAAGAAACATTTAATTGTGATAGGAGCGAGACATAGTGGTGCTCAATATCGCCATGAGACTATAAGGCAAAATCAATTCCAGTGCGTTCATGAGACCACTCGACAGGAAGTTCGAAACCAAAAGACCCTAAGACCACCCGACAGAAACTTCAAAACCAAAAGACTATCGGCATGAGATTATAAGGCAGAATCAATTTCAGTGCGTCCATAAGACCACTCGACAGGAAGTTCGAAACCAAAAGACCACCCAATAGGAAGTTCAAAACTAAAAGCGCAGCCACTCGACAAGAAGTGCGGCTTGCCGCACCCAACCTGACCCTATCATATCCAACCCGTCGAAACAATAATACAGGTGGGTAAAACACTATTAATAACAACTACAACAACCACAATGAGTCTTCCATTGCATGTATATACTTACACCACAATGAGCTTTACATTGCAATATATACAGTTACACATTGGCTAATAACACGTTTTAAGCTGGACAGGTAGGACGAAACTCAATACAACTTATCAACCACTATCATTATCACTTATCATCTCAAAAGTGGTATGCTGAGCAATAAAAAATGGGAAACTCCTGTTACAAAAAGACagtggccctgtttggatactctaactcagtgagaggttagagttagactctaactgtcgtggaattgtcacggcagatgtccttagtgtcaggacttagtcgcgaggccagcgcatctatgtggtagcttgagagggattgggcggaatcgagagacgcaacacaagacaaggatttagacagcttcgggccccgggaaacatcatccggtaatagccctacatgctgtttgtggctaggtctcattatgctcatgagagagtcgccggtaagccgactctttgtgtctagccctagagattgtttcttgttgcttgtccctctttggggtgccctgcccctccttatataagttagaggggcgggttacatgtggagtcctagtaggactaggactagtctatcttctcttacaagttaattacaagtccgggtcttgcttcctcgtaaaggaaatattcgtcatccctttccttttaatccggcccatcataacgtgagccggccttctggactttaggccttgttgtccatctgacccgcccgccgggttactaatgagtcgccaagatcgggcaggttatctgtgaatcgccaagctccgggcgggtcaccagtgagtcgccaagtctggccggttcataccgcggggtatatccccgacattagcccccagtttaatttggatttatccatgttgaactgatcctgcaaaataactcaagaacaaatttgacaggttgtgctccgggttaaatattcttgtaagccggcacctgatcatccttcagcccttgacattttctcctgaaatatccgggtcaataggccagcttcataatccgtttgctgacattggctcttgtaaagaaatattataagaaataatccatttgagtcggccttcaatgctctgatttgacaaaaatattggttttgaaatattcaactgatattcagccggcttaaagatgtagatcttgccgatttatgattgccaaaattgccgggttataaataaatgatgccgggtcatgattgttgcagacaccgggttaatctggtctgctccaaactgagaatttgaagattttttctcccttatatgcatatcacctgtagccccccaagtgccgggttgtcatgcttgcagcaacctgggacttgtaattgccttatgctcattaaaacttcaaccagtgtagcccccaagggccgggtcattatgcaataattgttggaaatatgccctagaggcaataataaatggttattattatatttctttgttcatggtaattgtctattgttcatgctataattgtgttatccggaaatcgtaatgcatgtgtgaatacatagaccacaacgtgtccctagtaagcctctagttgactagctcgttgatcaacagatagtcatggtttcctgactatggacattggatgtcattgataacgggatcacatcattaggagaatgatgtgatggacaagacccaatcctaagcatagctcaaagatcgtgtagttcgtttgctagagcttttccaatgtcaagtatcttatccttagaccatgagatcgtgcaactcccggataccgtaggagtactttgggtgtgccaaacgtcacaacgtaactgggtgactataaaggtacactacgggtatctccgaaagtgtctgttgggttggcacggatcgaga
This genomic window contains:
- the LOC109753790 gene encoding auxin response factor 25 isoform X1, with protein sequence MERKLSMSEMPQSLPENDGEQRCLNSELWHACAGPLVSLPAVGSRVIYFPQGHSEQVAASTNKEVDSQIPNYPNLPPQLICQLHNVTMHADAETDEVYAQMTLQPLSPEEQKEPFLPIELGAASKQPTNYFCKTLTASDTSTHGGFSVPRRSAEKVFPPLDFSLQPPCQELIAKDLHDNEWKFRHIFRGQPKRHLLTTGWSVFVSAKRLVAGDSVIFIWNDNNQLLLGIRHANRPQTIMPSSVLSSDSMHIGLLAAAAHAAATNSRFTIFYNPRASPSEFIIPLAKYVKSVYHTRVSVGMRFRMLFETEESSVRRYMGTITTISDLDSVRWPNSHWRSVKVGWDESTAGEKQPRVSLWEIEPLTTFPMYPTAFPLRLKRPWASGLPSMHDMFNGRLINVTRIAVYVVLLLYNSTKCSFNQVLFCIICAGVKNDDFSRYSSLMWLGDGDRGAQSLNFQGVGASPWLQPKMDSPLLGLKPDTYQQMAAAALEEIRTGDPSKQSSALLQFQQTQNPNGGLNSVYANHVLQQMQYQAQQSSLQTVQHGHSQYSGNPGFLQSQFQQLHLHNPPAPSQQGHQVIQQSHQEMQQQLSSGCHRISDVDSSMPGSESASQSQSSFYQQNLLEGNNDPSLHLHNGFRNFSSQDSSNLVSLPRTDQLMAPEGWPSKRLAVEPLGHIESRSVQPKHENVNHQSNMSHFAGTLAPQSARDSSSVQAYGANVDNQFLSSSFAFQDGMAGARGGSSSGTVSMAIPLLRYSGEDLPPADTLATSSCIGESGTFNSLDNMCGVNPSQDGTFVKVYKSGSPGRSLDITKFSSYYELRGELEHLFGLEGQLEDPVRSGWQLVFVDRENDILLVGDDPWQEFVNSVGCIKILSQQEVQQMVRGGGEGLLSSAPGARMAQGNVCDGYSGGHDLQNLTGNMASVPPLDY
- the LOC109753790 gene encoding auxin response factor 25 isoform X2, whose protein sequence is MERKLSMSEMPQSLPENDGEQRCLNSELWHACAGPLVSLPAVGSRVIYFPQGHSEQVAASTNKEVDSQIPNYPNLPPQLICQLHNVTMHADAETDEVYAQMTLQPLSPEEQKEPFLPIELGAASKQPTNYFCKTLTASDTSTHGGFSVPRRSAEKVFPPLDFSLQPPCQELIAKDLHDNEWKFRHIFRGQPKRHLLTTGWSVFVSAKRLVAGDSVIFIWNDNNQLLLGIRHANRPQTIMPSSVLSSDSMHIGLLAAAAHAAATNSRFTIFYNPRASPSEFIIPLAKYVKSVYHTRVSVGMRFRMLFETEESSVRRYMGTITTISDLDSVRWPNSHWRSVKVGWDESTAGEKQPRVSLWEIEPLTTFPMYPTAFPLRLKRPWASGLPSMHDMFNGVKNDDFSRYSSLMWLGDGDRGAQSLNFQGVGASPWLQPKMDSPLLGLKPDTYQQMAAAALEEIRTGDPSKQSSALLQFQQTQNPNGGLNSVYANHVLQQMQYQAQQSSLQTVQHGHSQYSGNPGFLQSQFQQLHLHNPPAPSQQGHQVIQQSHQEMQQQLSSGCHRISDVDSSMPGSESASQSQSSFYQQNLLEGNNDPSLHLHNGFRNFSSQDSSNLVSLPRTDQLMAPEGWPSKRLAVEPLGHIESRSVQPKHENVNHQSNMSHFAGTLAPQSARDSSSVQAYGANVDNQFLSSSFAFQDGMAGARGGSSSGTVSMAIPLLRYSGEDLPPADTLATSSCIGESGTFNSLDNMCGVNPSQDGTFVKVYKSGSPGRSLDITKFSSYYELRGELEHLFGLEGQLEDPVRSGWQLVFVDRENDILLVGDDPWQEFVNSVGCIKILSQQEVQQMVRGGGEGLLSSAPGARMAQGNVCDGYSGGHDLQNLTGNMASVPPLDY